The sequence below is a genomic window from Phoenix dactylifera cultivar Barhee BC4 chromosome 8, palm_55x_up_171113_PBpolish2nd_filt_p, whole genome shotgun sequence.
CAAGTGCAAACCTCAAAGTTGAAGGGATTGTTTTCACTCCCGTATGAATCGAGTTGTTCTTCTTATGTATGAATCGACTTGTTCATACCTAGAATGAATGGCTTCTCCTCTACCTTCCCCTATCCATCtccatctctctttctttccccCTAAAACCCTAGGTGAGGATGACAGAAAGATGGGAAAAGAGAGGTAATGCTGGAAATAGAACCAAATTCTCATCTTGATTCTTTATTAACATCATAAGATGCCTCGTCGGGAATGCTTTGCTTTTAAATTTTCCACGTTAGATTGCTTACAGGCAACGTGCGGTGACATGATTGTCACTAGTAGACAATATTGAACTTCATTTGTCTGATTTTCTGATGATCAAATTGACCCAACCAAAAATTGGATGACTCAATTGCCAGTATCCCTAAAGTTTAtggtacaaaaatatatttttttatttttttttaagtcacAGGACAAACAGACTCTATTTGTAAAAGGAGTTCCATTCCATTTTGACTTTTCGGTTTCCACCTTAAGATGAATGTAGTAAGATAAGTGGCAAAGAAGAAATACTACTCTATATGATCTCCTTTGGTGCACGCGCCAAAAGATTTTTATTCATCAAATTGGACCACTACTATCAACCCGCCGAGTTGATTCAAGTATTTTGAGGGagggaaaaaaatcttttgtttCTTAAAACCCTAGCTATTCCTTGCTCTCACTCCCTTAAACCATCTCATCAAGATCATCTAAAACTGATGGTAGTTGTGACGATCTCATCACGAACATCTAAAACTAGTGGTAGTTGTGACCAAGAACTACGAAGAAAGAGTTTAAGAAAATGATAATGGGGAGGAATAATAATAGTAGGCTTGATTAGAGGCAGGAGAGTGTGGGATAATGACAATAATATTAAGTCAAGAGGCCTTCAAAGAAGCGAATGATGGTGATGAGCTGCTTAAGTTAGAGGTGATAGAGAAAAGATGGGGCTATAATTAAAGGTCTCAACCGTGACAAGGAGCTTGATGTTGATGGGTGCTAACATTGGAGGTATGATTGGAGATAGGTCTGGATATTGGAGATAGGTCCGGAGAAAGGTCTTGATGGTGTCAAAGTGCTTCATGTTGAAGCATGTAGGAGAGAAGGGCAAGATATGCAAGTGTGGGAGATTAGGGTTTTTGTGTTTTGACACATTAAATGCCATCATATCAATGGGGTTTATATAAGATTTCAAGAGTCGAGGAAAATTTTAGCACTAGCCATTATTAATCTGGTTGATCTAAGGCTGAACCATCATCGAACCTGAAACTCATAACATGACTACCTAAGCAGTTTGGTCTGAATTAATAGGTTCCAAGTACTTCATGTTTGGTTTAACATCATCAACCTTCAATCTTTATTgtatttgaccatgataaaacaAAATTGCAAATAGCTTAACATTAGTCTTCACTAACTACGTCCATCTCTCATCAAAGTTGATCATATCACATTTACCATTTCTAGAAGCTCACTTTTTACCTATCAAAATTTCCAGTTTGGAACTCATATTTTTTGAGGGAGGGGACAAAAAACTAGTATCTTGGAGGACTCAAAACTTTTAACCCTGAAACCTAGTTGCTCCTTGGTAGTTGGTCTCACTCTTTTAGCCATCTCATCATGATCATCTAAACTGGTGGTAGTTGTATTTATTCAAAAGAAACTATGAACATTAGATTGAAGGCAGGGGAGTGAGGGATAATGACAAAAATTTCACAGAGGCCTTCGAGGAAGGAAATTATGGAGCTGCTCAAGTTAGAGGTGATAGTAATTAGGGGTCTCGATAGTTATAAGTAGCTTGATGTTGATGAGTCCTTCTAACGGAGGCATGAAGGTGATGGATCCAGATATTGGAGGCATGGAGGAGAAGGGTCTTGATGGTGATGAACAGCTTGATGGTGAGTGTGAGAGATGAAGAAGGCGTTTGAGTTTTAAGACATTAAAAATCCACATATCTATGGTGTTTATATATAAGATGTCAATATAGctagaaaaaattttaaatcagCCCTAATCGAACCAGTTGATCCACGGACCGAACCATGATTGAACTTGAAACTCATAACTTGGCCACCAATGCGGTTGGTCCGAATTAATGGGTTCCTACAAACACTTCGTCTTTAGCTTAGCATCATTATTCTTAACTTTATTTGACCATGATAGCATAAAATTGCATGTAGTTGAATATAATTTTTTGAGAGAAAATATAGTAAAATATAATTGGTTGACTGTGTTCATATCTAATCAAAGTTGATCATGTCACTTTGACCACTTCTAGAAGCTCAATTTTGACCTGTAAAAAGGTCTAGCATTACACTCATATTTCAGAAATCTCACTTCCCTTGGGCTTACTTTTAGTAATTTCTGAACTCATTTGTTGCTAGAATAACCTATTGGTTTCGGGCATTAACTAGCCAAACATGACACTCAATAATAGGTAACTCCCAACACTGTCCACAACTCACTTATTTTTTCGAATTATGCATTTAATGCATTGGATCATATTAATGGTTGTTTAATTggttttaatatattttaaccAAATCAATGTTTCGAAATAAAGATCGGTAAATCCTATATTACATTTATTTTACAAAATTTGCATGTCTCATTATTTAAAAAGCTTGTCTTAATGCATGAAAGTATGGTTTTATTTGGCAATTTTGCCAAATCTTCCATTTTCTAGTTCGCACTTAACTTGATTTGGAGTTGAATCTGCTTCAAGTTTAGTCCTGTTTGGTTTATTCTGGTCTGGTACTAATTCAAGTTGGATTTGCATCAATGTAGGTTGGGTCCGTGTCATGTTTCTTTTTTGAGAAGTGCATTGCGCTCTCCAAATGAGTGTTTTTGAGTTAGAGTTGGCTCTAGATTGAGAAACTCTTGGATTATAATGGGAGGCTAAGCCGaaattttttgagagagatgaaCATCTTTTAGTCTTGTCGTCTAAAAGCACATGGCAAACAACCTTACATGTAATCTTTGCTTCTGTGTCAACTTAAATATAATATTAGGTTGATCTTGGTGACCTAGAAAGCATGCATTTGCCATAATGGATCCAAACGAAAGCCTGTTTATGAATCCAATTTAATTAATGGATTGAAACTAAAGCCTGGTTGGCAAGTAGTTTGTTGTATATTATCTTAGTTCCTAAATTTTGAATCCAATTTGCATATCATGGTTTCAAATTTTAGGACCACTAACAAATTGCTGACTACAAATGGATTTTTAAGTCCTAACCAAACCTTACGTAGGATTAAATTAGGGATGTCTTTCAACCCAGCCCGAAATGTTAACCTAACCTAACTCGACTTAACCCAATATATAGTTAAAAAAGAGAGTACATATTTACATTTCATGtagattatttatatatttatatagttATATTTTGGTCTTGCCAAATTATGCATAAATACACCAATGAAATTAATGAATAGTTAAGATCCCAACTAGAGAACATTAATCCAGTAAAAATATACCCAACATATCCTTGATATTAGAATTCCTATGCAACTAGGTCTGACCTGATTAATGCGCCACAACACAGTACAACCTGATTAATATttagttaaaaatatttaatgatACTCTTTACATACTTTTATATTTAATATGATTTTACTTATTAttgataaataattaatatattgattatATCATGGTAACATCACAGTTCATCTTAATTTGGCCTCTGAATTTTAAACCATCGATCCAAGGCCCTTCTTTTTGAGATAGtataaatatgaagtttaaTTTATAATAGATTGGATTTGTTTAGTTACACTTAGCTGGGACAACTTGACTATCTCGGCCTTTCTCTTAAATCAAGTTTAAACTAGGTATGCAACATCTAATTGGATCCGACATATTGACTTGGGTCGAGAATTTAAGACTTTTTAGTAAAGTTCGTTAAACTACTCTCGAAGGTCGTATCGGCCATCATTGGTTCAGTACGACACTAATCCGTACTCTGCCATTTTGAAGCGCATCAAAAATTGGCAaagggaaggagagagggagaaaaggagagaggaagcgaGAGGGAAAGGAAGAAATGGGGAGGGTTGAGGAAaagcctaaccctaaccctaaccctaaccctcaaAGTGagcgagggagagagagagggaggagagaaagggaggaaggAAGGGTGGAAGGGGGAGGCCGAGGGAAACCCTAAgccttggagagagagagagagagagagaggagaagagaaggaaaggaagggagagaggaagggatTATTAGAGGAGCTCTTAGACCATTCCGAGCAACCGTTGGCATTGGAGGGGGGGAGGGCGGGTGTTTGCAACTGGTGGAAAGGAGGTGCTCTCTTAAAATCATGAGTGGAGAAATGCAACTTATTGCGAGCGGGCGAGCTATCCTTGATAAGTGTGAATCGATGTTTTATAAGAGCGGAGGAGGGATGGTTTAATAAGAGTGGCCATCCTTGAGACCAGGCGGGCGGGGGAAGGGGGTGGATAGTGGGAGGGGGGTCTAATAAGCACAAACTAGCATCTCAAATTTATAAGTCGGATTGTGCCGGTCTTCAATCAGCCCAATATAGCATGGTTTGTCCATCCTTTTCTTTTAGGATACAATTGGATTTAACTAAAGCCCACTACTAGAAGAACTACTCATTATTTGCACCTTAGTCAGCCTTGCTTAAATCCTCGAAATAAGCAATCATAAACATAGAATTTAatcaatatttattttaagCAAATAATGGGATCTAGGATCCAATTGATACTTTGGTCAAAcaagttaattattttcttCCAAAAGGCATAAATAAATCATAGTTATCTATTTCATACATAAAAGCACTAGACTAACTTTAAGCCAGTGAAGCATGTAAGTAATAATTTGGAAGGTAATCTTATGGTGGAAGTTTtatgttttaaattaatttgattaTCATGATGATTAATAGCTGGTTTCAAATTTCAGCAAATCACAGTGGCGTTTGAATCAAAAGAGAAAAGGACTTTATActtcaaaaaagaagaaaaaacacaattaaaagtcctctctctctctctctcgagctctctctctctctctcgtcacACTCACTTGCACGCGGACGAATGGACATGATTCATCTTGAGTCactcatttcatcatttcatgtACACTTTTGGCTCCCAACTGCAAACATGGTCACATCCAGGGCTAACTAATCCTGGAGTACTGGTGCTCATTGATTCAGTTGGTAATTTGTGTTGGTACGAGTGATAATAGGAACTTGGGCTTGGAATGCACCCTCACCTAAATCTAACTGAATATTTTAtcttaatcttttaaaaaatttctgCCACACTAGAGCTCAAGACCTGCGGTGACACAGTAAGCATTAACCAGTTTCGTCAAAGTGGAGAAGGCATCAACCAGTGTCCAGTCAGCCTTATAACTCTTACTTTTTGGTAGGAGTTTCAGGCTCACACAAACATGCAGAGAAGAACGACAAGAAGAAAGAGAACTAaacgagagaagaagaagacgaagagtgCTGGAACTGGAGTCTTACGCTAATAAATGCTCTCATTTATTAGTGACAAATCATCCATTTACTACGAACAAATTCTCTTCCAACTTTAAGGACGTTCCCAACAACCTATATGCCACCTCAGCTCCAAAAGGTTACAGATTTAAATGCAAGCTTAACGTCTTCCCACATGCGTCACGTCCGGATCTGAATAGTATATTAGTATGGACCCATGCACCCTACACCTTGAACATATAAGACGTAGTTGGAGCTCAACCATTCACGTGATTGAACCCATAATTGACATGGTTGAAGAAATATGGACCCAACCCAAAATCCAGGTCAGCTAAGATGTGTCGACTTGGGTTTGAGTCAAAATGTTCCAATCCGATGAACTTGCCTATTTATTGGGTAGGCCCTGTTAATCAAaataatctcttttttttttattcatatggtgtGTGGTACCAAAATTGGGCTCTATAGTAAGTTTATATTCTTCTTGCTAGGATACTTGGTAGTAGAACTTTTTGCCATTTTAGACAAAAGACGAGGGTTCGATTCTAAAAGACATCGGCTCTCACTTCATTCCTGATCATACTTATGCCATTGCAGAACGAGCAGTGATAGTGCAAAATAATAGATAGGGAATTGCCCTTCCTAGTTTCGAaaatgaaggaaaagaaaattcataCTCTCATTGGATATATGTTTGATTTCAAGCAACCAAAATCTGTTGAAACTCATATATCTTAATCTAGGTTATGAACTCCTGGTCTAAACTTTATCAGAATTATGTGCTATATACTATTCTACTAGATAAGGTCGAAAATGGGTTGCAACCAATTTAACCCAATCCATCTCAACCCTTGTTACATTCAGTTTAAAAAATTCTGCTGATTCAGGCTTGGATTCGATTTAGTGGATTTATTTTCCAGACTAGTCCATTCAAAGGTTGAATGGTTTAATGATTAGATTGAATTTGGAGCAAGTGCAAAATTTGACCTGACGTGCCCGCCTTATTAGGTCCATGTCTCCGACCACTTTAGGTCAAATTTGTAGGTAGAGACCCACTTCAAACATTTCATGACCTTTTCACATTTCTATGGTTAGTGAAGCTCCATGGTAGGTGAACACATGAATCTCCAAAGGTCCTAAGATTTATTGATCTCCACTTCCATAAATTGAAGTCTGTACCCTAAAGAACAGTAGGCATGAAATAGATACTTCGCCAATTCTCATGGGACTATTAGGCTTGGCATGTTCACCTTTGTATTTTTGGTCTACAAGCCTGTAGGCCCAAGAGAATGTAGCCTGACGTACAatggtcaaaaaaaaagaaaaaagaaggaaaatccAAATCTTGTTTGTTTCATAAAGAGATAAAATGGTTCAGTAAATAACAGAGAAAAAAAGGGTTGCCATGGAATGATGATTTACCAGAACAACATGCACATAATGGAACATACCTCTAATACATCTCCTAATATTAAAATGCATGATCCTTGAACCAGTCCATATGTCCCATAAGATAACTAAAGGGATCTCTAACATTATCCAGTCCCCAAAACTCCTTCAAGCATACTTTTTACACACTTCAATATTCACATCCActtacttttatttttgttatcttTTGTGGAAGATAAGAATCATACCAGGCATTAATAGAGGTGTATATCTGAAATGAAACTTTAAAGGGTTTTGCATATATATTCCTGCAAATAAAGTGTATTGCATATTTACCTTTAAAAATCACTATTTgcatatgcatacatacatatatatgctaTCTTCAATTCATCTTGTTTTTGTAACAATACCCATTCTATTGATGATATCTACaaatacatattttaaatataaaaacaacTTATACCCTTTCACATCAATATCCATGAAAAAAATAGTCAAAATAACTTTTTACAATACAAATTGAAAgttacaattttttttcaagGATACTAATGCAAAAAATTATTAGTGTTCATTCatgtttaaaatatatattttaacacTATCAATCCAAAATCTAACAAGATATGTAGTATTGCAAAAACAAGATGAATTTAGAGTATATATATGTTAATAGTAATTTTTGAAGGATAAAATGTGCAATACCCCAAATTAGGAGGGGCATATATATGTAGAAAACACAAACATTAATTAGGTAGGAGATCAACACTACCATATTTCCTCTCATCCCCATATTCATGTCCAGCACTAGTTTGGTTGGCCTTGCAGGCTAATTATCCATAAATTCTATGATAGATGTACTTCATTTTTTAACAAGTATCCACCTTATGATGCCCTTCTATATCAACAAAGACAAAAGAAGTCCATAAATACAAGATGTATGAATATACATGAAATTTCCTACAATATAACCATTTATGTGCATTGCATATATTAATTGCAAGcactgttttttattttttggataaCCAATTGCTAGCATTTTTACAGCAAATAACCAAAAGTAGAACGATGTAAGGTGGATGCACTAAGCACATCTTTGGCAACATGAATTTTTTCATCCTTCATCCATGGTTGTTGAGCTTCCATCCACGCCAAAGCCCCACCATATCTCTATTTATGAGACTCTCACATGCCCTCTTCTTCAAGGAAAGGATTCCAAATTAGTTAGCTTTTTGCTTATTGGGAGAAATTAGAGGATTTCACCAACTCCTTAATGTGATTATATCTACTAATGCTTTCCCACATAGTCCCCAGCCAATTATTCTCTTTTAATGTGCATTGCACCTGCCTAACACTATTTCTACTTAACTATATAATAAGCTAGAAGCTTCTACACTACAAAAAAACTTATCTTTACTGATGCTTATAAGTATCGGTAATTTATGTGCCGACGCTCTAATAAGCGTTGCAAAATCGTCGGTAGGTGTAGAGTAGAAATATTTGTTGCCGACGCTTATTGAAAGCATCAACAAAATGCGAATTTTTACCGacacttttaagcgtcggtctactttgggcggaggaggagaaaacACCTCGGACAGAGGCTAAGCTTACGccgaagaggagggaggaggagatcgAACGGGCTAGGGCTCCGGAGAGGAGATCGATTGGGTTGGTAGCTGGGCGccgaagaggaggaaaagaggCCGAAGGCTTAGAAAATGAGAGCTACAAAACGATCGGGCACTGGTTAAGTGGGGAGGTGGCttccgacgatgcttataagcgtcgtcttagcTTCCGGCCTCCGACAATGTTTATAAGCATCCTCTTAGGGCTGCCTTAtgacacttataagcgtcgtccttGGGTCAGCTCAGTTTGGACTccgacgatgcttttaagcgtcatcTAATTCCTTTCCTCCTGTTACatttggcctccgacgacgctaaTAAGCCTCATGCTTTGTACGACGCTTACTCGTAGTTTCATATCAACCGATGTTACtaagaagcgtcggcaaattttggcGTAGAGTCAAAATTACCAACGCTTCTACCTAGCGTCGGCATGTAAATGTTTTCATAGCTTTCTTCTATTGTAGTGCTACCTAAAGTTTTTTGTTTGAAAAGTATTTCCATCAaacatttttcaaaaaaaaaaatcaatttatgttatccattaaagaatttaaACAGGTGGAAGTAAAGAAGAATTGAAGAATCATGCATTAAAAAAGGCCATCATCACATCAGAATGAAGAATGAGAAAAGGATTCCTCAAAACATGACCTCAGGTAATTAATTTGAAATAAAGCCCTTCTGGTGATAATGCAGACATAATTTCTGTTGTTACTTTTATTATGTAAATGCTGACTTAGAGATACATTATGTGCAGTGATGACAATGATGGCAGCAACAAAAATAACACTGAAGTGCCCAACTTATTCAGAAGTAATTGATCTGTACtcggttttgaaaatttatggcAGCAATGCATGGGCTTTAAATGGAAGAGGGGCCAGAAACTTCAAAGCAGCAATGAGATTGCACAGCGAGAGTGACACCATTGCCAGAATATCCAACTACCACGAGTAGCAATAACCAAGCACATAACTAAAGCTAGCAGACCTTTTAATTCTGCCTAATATAGGAGCTGGTATCACCAACCCAAAATAAAGTGAAGTCAATTATATGCCCTATCTTAAAGCATGCAACTGGTGGGCCCCTCATCTACTAGCTTTCTAGCGAAGCAGAAGATAGCCAACAATTGGTGACCCTTATCCATTGTTGAAATATAGGGAGCAACATCCTTAAATTCCAAGTTCAACAATTTTGATGTTCAaagttatatatccatttattaGCATATGAACAAGAATATATGAAACAAAGCAAATCTAGCATACTCCAACCTTAATTGAATATTCATGCAGCATCAACAAAGTATACAACTCAAACTAGACAAACTTTTTTTGCTTAACTTATTTAATCAACCACACAGAATAAATTTGAGTTTTCTGATGTCTGATCTCAAGTGAATGAATACTACCGATGCAAATCGAATGGCTTCTACTGCTAGTATAATTAAAGCGCTGCTCCAACTCGAATTCTGACTGCAACATATTGTTAACTCAGTTCTTCATTACCATGTTTAAAGCTATGTGTTAGCAAACCAATAATGAGAATAAAATTAAACACTTGCTTGCACTTTGGGAGCTCTTATCTCCAAAATGTTCATGAGTGAATATTAATGGACAGAAGTCAATACCCGAACCACTTTACCCTTGCTGCATGGCGTTAAGAGTGAGAATGAGAAAAGGGATAAGGGAAAAGAacaaacaaaattcaaaagaaaaaagcctCAAAGCTAAGGAGTTATGACAGCAAGGAAAGAGACAAGTATGGTGCGTTCTTGACTCCCTCTTTAAAGGCTTCCTAAATGTAAATATGACTTGACTCCTTGTAAAAATCTTTGAAGTTGTTATGAGACTGGCATCAGCATCAGCTGCAGTTCCAGCTCCAGTTCCAGCTCTTGATGAGAGCATTCAAGGCCCCAACCAACCAAAAGAGAGCCCCAATTAAACCTCCTCTTGAATGCCCACATCAAAAGCCCTCTGAGCCCATCTGGTATGTTGCAGTTAAGGGTGGTGGTGGGGGGGTTGTGGGGGAGAGCTTCTGAAGCCTCTTCAGACCATCAGCCACTGGTGCAATTCAAGGCAGCCTTTATTTGCTGCACAGTCGTGCTAATGAGATTATTGACTGTTGTCACCGACTCTACGTTGAGCTTCGCAGAAGGAAGGCTGCTTACAAGGATCTGAAATGCCACTGTGATCAGCGAGCCTGAGGAGCCTCCCATTGGGTTTGAGCTCGTCGTAGCCCCTCCACCTCCACCGGCACGGCCGTCGGGCAATATGGTGAACCCTGATGGCAAGAGAGGAATGTAAGATGGGTCCTCGCCGCTCATCACAATGTTGATAGACGGGAGGTCGATGGGGGCATAGATTACAAGCGAGCCCGAGGCATCAGTGCAGCTCTCCTGGAGTATCAGCATGTTGTTCTGGCTGGCATTGAGAGCCTGTTTTGTTTGTTCACCATATCATCACACCCGAAATATAAGAAACTGACCACAACCATGGAAAAACGATCAACTAGTAAACAAGAATCCAATCATGAAACTTACACGAAGGAGAGAGATACAGTTCCCTGGATGCGAACCATTTATCACGCAGGCAACCTCTTGAACTGAATTGCCACTCGACAGAACATCCCACTGAAGAACACGCGCAAATATCAGTCGTAAAGGTTCCAAGCTGTGGGCTTAAGATTATGAGCATAAACAGTAAACTGATCTAATGGTTCCAGATAAGTACCTGAGCTCGAGTGCGTTCATCTTTGAAGAAACTGAAGACCCTCTCGGACGATATCGGTAGCCATATAGAGGTTGCTGCGCTGAGGACGACGCCATTGGGCTGGCCAGGATTTGTGCTCTTGTGAACTGTGACTCGAACTCCTACATCATTCAGTCCTGAGAGCGTCGTCCATCGGTTTCCGGTGGACGCACTTAAACTATAGCAGAAATTGTTAATCATCCTCTGGGATAGCTTCATCATGCTCCGCTTGCCTTCGGGCGAGGGAATCACTGAAGGCATTTTTTTGAATTCAGCATCACACCGATGTTCTTAGCTTCCAAAAATATAAAGATCATTAATGCATTACCTCCTCCAAGGTCCCTCGAGGAAGTCCCCGCGGCCATTAGACATGCAAATCTTTCACACATTCTCTGTAGAGTGGCGAGCCATCGCTGCGCTCCGAATGCCGCCCCACTGCTCACGAGATCCCTGTAGAGCCGGTGAACAGGAGTCTTTTCTTCGATTTCCATGTGCTCCACCCAAGTCACCTGAATCAAAATTTGCCACTTATTTCTCCATGAACAAAGAGTTGACACAAATCCAGCAGATAAAAAATTAATTGCATGCACAATCACCTTGGAGTAGCCACTGGGCATATCCTGAATTAAGCAGCCAGAAGGAAGCCTCCGCGATCCGAAAGGAGGCACGAATTGATTCTCCCTGGATAAGTCTACCGAGACATCAGCTATGGCCCATAAGCCCTGCTCCATTTGCTGACAATATCGCAGGAAATAGAACTCACGTGTGGGCACGACCGGCGAAAGAACCTGTATCTCTTCATACATCTGTATAGTATTCAAATAAGATCAGTGCCACCAAAAAACATGCAAAGGATTACAAGCAAAAGAATATGTATTCAGACAAGCAGTTATACCAGAAGCAGAGATCCGCTCCTACTTCCTGCCATTCCACCAGCAAGGACTTCTAAGGTTCTAGCCTTGGAAACAATGGTAGGAAAAAACTCTGCCCACTTGCTCTGCAACGAGAACGAATCTCTCTTACTCCAAACACCATAATTAAAAGGCCATGAGTATAATTAACTAAGCATAGAGACTTACTGAATCCATAAACAAATCAACCAATGCTACAGCATTCATGAACACCAGTCCGGAGTCCCTCGAGGCCTCGGTGCGGATATCCGGACTCTTGAACTGGTGCCTAAGCTTTGGGAAGATCCTATCATACGTTTCGAGATTGAGAATCTCCCTCCCATCACCTCCAGGCTTCGTCCACAGGGGTTCATCGGTCTGCACTAGCCTGATCAGCTCTTCCATTGCATTGGTAGCCATGTCTGCCATAATAGGCTTCTCGATATCGGACACTGCGGTCGAAAATGGAAAAGGCAACGCAGAAGAACTCCCAGTAAGGAGATCAAGGTCAAGTGAAGGGCCAAGCGCCAGGTTACCGAAACCCCCGACCGATAAATCTAATGAAGAAATGGGCACTGGCTGCACTGGGGGAAGTTGTGTAACTGGCCTGCCCAGATACTTGGATGCCATGCTCGAAACCCGGTCGAGCTGCAAACACATCAATTAACCAAAAGAGCAAAATTGAATCATGTTAACAGGAAATACaacttcttcttcctttatCAACATCTTTGAACAGTGGAAACAATGTCATCCTAATTCTAAAGGTGGCTTCGAACGAACAGAATTCGATTGCTGGAAACATCACCATCACGTTAATTCTACGGCATGGTGGACGGTTAACAGCAAGCAATTAATTGGAAGAGGAAAAGGACTAGGAGTGGTGGGTACCTCTTCTTTCAGCCGGGCGTTCTCCAGCCGGAGCTTTTGCTCGTCGAAGTAGGAGTCCTCGGTGACCGGCGGCCCGCCGCAGGTGGGGCAGATGACGTTTTTGAGCGCCTCCCTCATGGCGATGTT
It includes:
- the LOC103719259 gene encoding homeobox-leucine zipper protein ROC8-like produces the protein MDSGDDPDASDGQRKKKRYHRHTPRQIQQLEAMFKECPHPDEKQRMQLSRDLALEPRQIKFWFQNRRTQMKAQHERADNCALRAENDKIRCENIAMREALKNVICPTCGGPPVTEDSYFDEQKLRLENARLKEELDRVSSMASKYLGRPVTQLPPVQPVPISSLDLSVGGFGNLALGPSLDLDLLTGSSSALPFPFSTAVSDIEKPIMADMATNAMEELIRLVQTDEPLWTKPGGDGREILNLETYDRIFPKLRHQFKSPDIRTEASRDSGLVFMNAVALVDLFMDSSKWAEFFPTIVSKARTLEVLAGGMAGSRSGSLLLMYEEIQVLSPVVPTREFYFLRYCQQMEQGLWAIADVSVDLSRENQFVPPFGSRRLPSGCLIQDMPSGYSKVTWVEHMEIEEKTPVHRLYRDLVSSGAAFGAQRWLATLQRMCERFACLMAAGTSSRDLGGVIPSPEGKRSMMKLSQRMINNFCYSLSASTGNRWTTLSGLNDVGVRVTVHKSTNPGQPNGVVLSAATSIWLPISSERVFSFFKDERTRAQWDVLSSGNSVQEVACVINGSHPGNCISLLRALNASQNNMLILQESCTDASGSLVIYAPIDLPSINIVMSGEDPSYIPLLPSGFTILPDGRAGGGGGATTSSNPMGGSSGSLITVAFQILVSSLPSAKLNVESVTTVNNLISTTVQQIKAALNCTSG